A DNA window from Phoenix dactylifera cultivar Barhee BC4 chromosome 13, palm_55x_up_171113_PBpolish2nd_filt_p, whole genome shotgun sequence contains the following coding sequences:
- the LOC103709672 gene encoding pentatricopeptide repeat-containing protein At3g48810 yields the protein MYLKEGCSLLLKVRKPVVPMALTLNLISDHKQVKDMSAPRLREIDVVNRIRHERDITVALQYFKSVAESEVFGHTELTYQAMIEKLGMENQMDAVQYLLQQMKLEGLPCSEDIVVGVINSYARIGSTEQALKTFYRIQDLGCRPTVRIYNHLLDALLRENRFNMINPIYSNMKKDGIEPNMFTYNILVKALCQNDRVDASYKLLIEMSNKGHWPDNVSYTTIVSALCRFGKLKEARDLLLRISPTVSTYNALINGMCGEFRMGEVFSLLEEMVNRGISPNVITYTTIVNALCKAGDLKLSLAVLAQMLVRGCSPNIVTFTSLMKGFFEEGRVPEALDLWNWMIQQRCMPNVVAFNILVHGHCFNGDLKKALDVLDGMEKNGCPPNVKTYSSLIDGFSKVGDLESAISIWNKMMSSGCKPNVVVYTCLVDAFCRKSMFDHAHRLIENMLSENCPPNTVTFNTLIKGLCDTGRVGWAMSILDEMRRHGCQPNIRTYNELLDGLCRGGQFMQALQLVNEILESGAELNLVTYNTMIHGLCQVGRIKEALLFKGKMIVQGIQPDSVTINSIIHAYCKEGEIRIAAQLLGGMAAENCCRDVITYTTLISGLCSQQRQEDATVYLLKMLNEGIAPNIATWNVLVRAVFVKLGNSRAIQSVDNVLGKCEDYRSMDN from the coding sequence ATGTATTTGAAGGAGGGTTGCTCATTATTGTTGAAGGTCCGAAAACCTGTGGTGCCGATGGCACTCACGTTGAATTTGATATCTGATCACAAACAAGTAAAGGACATGAGTGCTCCAAGATTGAGAGAGATTGATGTTGTGAATAGAATACGGCATGAGAGAGACATTACAGTTGCGCTACAATATTTCAAATCTGTGGCTGAATCGGAAGTTTTCGGGCACACGGAGCTGACATATCAAGCCATGATAGAGAAACTAGGGATGGAAAATCAGATGGATGCCGTTCAGTACCTTTTGCAGCAGATGAAGCTGGAAGGACTACCTTGTTCTGAAGACATCGTCGTAGGTGTCATAAATTCTTATGCTCGAATTGGCTCCACAGAGCAAGCCCTGAAGACATTTTACCGGATCCAGGATCTTGGTTGTAGGCCAACGGTGAGAATTTATAACCATCTTTTGGATGCTTTGCTTCGAGAGAACAGGTTTAACATGATCAATCCTATCTATAGCAACATGAAGAAAGATGGTATAGAGCCCAATATGTTCACCTACAATATACTTGTCAAAGCTTTGTGCCAGAATGATCGGGTGGATGCTTCCTATAAACTTCTCATTGAAATGTCGAATAAGGGGCATTGGCCCGACAATGTGAGCTACACGACAATAGTGTCTGCTCTCTGTAGGTTTGGGAAGCTAAAGGAAGCGAGGGATCTTTTGCTGAGAATAAGCCCTACTGTGTCTACTTATAATGCTTTGATAAATGGCATGTGTGGTGAATTTAGAATGGGAGAGGTATTTTCTTTGCTAGAAGAAATGGTTAATAGGGGTATCAGCCCTAATGTAATTACTTACACTACAATAGTTAATGCACTTTGCAAGGCAGGCGACTTGAAGCTGTCTCTTGCTGTTTTGGCACAAATGTTGGTAAGAGGATGCAGTCCTAATATCGTCACTTTTACATCATTGATGAAAGGGTTTTTTGAAGAAGGCAGAGTGCCTGAAGCTCTTGATTTGTGGAACTGGATGATTCAGCAGAGGTGTATGCCCAATGTTGTTGCATTTAATATTCTTGTCCATGGTCATTGCTTTAATGGAGATCTAAAGAAAGCACTAGACGTCTTGGATGGGATGGAAAAAAATGGCTGTCCTCCAAATGTCAAGACCTATAGTAGTCTTATTGATGGTTTCTCAAAAGTAGGAGACCTGGAAAGTGCTATTTCAATCTGGAACAAGATGATGAGCAGTGGTTGCAAACCTAATGTTGTCGTGTATACTTGCCTGGTGGATGCTTTTTGCAGGAAGTCCATGTTCGATCATGCTCATCGTCTTATTGAGAATATGCTCTCTGAAAATTGTCCTCCAAATACAGTGACATTTAACACATTGATAAAAGGTCTGTGCGACACTGGAAGAGTAGGCTGGGCCATGAGTATATTAGACGAGATGAGAAGGCATGGTTGTCAACCAAACATCAGGAcatacaatgagttgcttgatGGTCTTTGCAGAGGAGGACAGTTTATGCAAGCCCTCCAATTAGTGAATGAGATATTGGAAAGTGGGGCTGAGTTGAATTTAGTAACTTACAACACTATGATACATGGCCTCTGCCAGGTGGGTAGGATCAAGGAGGCTTTACTATTTAAAGGAAAGATGATAGTTCAGGGGATTCAACCTGATTCAGTCACTATTAATTCAATCATCCATGCTTACTGTAAGGAAGGTGAAATTAGGATTGCTGCTCAACTTTTAGGTGGAATGGCTGCAGAAAATTGTTGCCGTGATGTAATCACATATACTACTCTAATTTCTGGTCTTTGCAGTCAACAGAGACAAGAAGATGCTACAGTGTATCTTCTGAAGATGTTAAATGAAGGCATTGCTCCAAACATTGCCACTTGGAATGTTTTGGTGCGTGCTGTTTTTGTGAAGTTGGGGAATTCCAGGGCAATTCAGTCAGTGGATAATGTTCTGGGTAAATGCGAAGACTATAGGAGTATGGATAACTGA
- the LOC103709675 gene encoding protein AGENET DOMAIN (AGD)-CONTAINING P1 isoform X2, with protein sequence MAPGVFTTGDAVEVSSDEDGFRDAWFEAKVARYMPKLHRCTVVYDAIMDDADDSRSLRETVDGRLVRPRPPFRPPAGGRFALHQPVDAFYNDGWWVGVVSRVAGKGRQRRYSVAFPSTREEMEFAASELRTHLEWVDGEWVLPEWKGTPEKVYETGTQVEIARVKGNTPIAWLSAVVVQAIWKSSFLVEYKHFRNLDDTELLREIVDVKHIRPCPPHASKAKFDLLDEVEAFYGNGWLPGVVAKIHTSSKYRVKIAHWGEEREFSHAELRLRYDLVNGQWVKASQNKSDMEMREGTMVEVSSDDEGFRGAWYTATIVKLIRKKKFLVEYQNLRTDDETKPLTEIVDFQHIRPSPPETPVVEQFKLLEEVDAFYNDGWWVGVISKVLKSQRYMVYFKPWSEEMEFGHKELRLHHDWIGGRWLRSSEALKL encoded by the exons ATGGCACCGGGGGTCTTCACGACGGGGGACGCGGTGGAGGTGAGCTCGGATGAGGACGGATTCCGGGACGCGTGGTTCGAGGCGAAGGTGGCGCGGTACATGCCCAAGCTCCACCGCTGCACCGTCGTCTACGACGCCATCATGGATGACGCCGACGACTCCCGGTCGCTCCGGGAGACCGTCGACGGCCGCCTTGTCCGCCCCCGACCCCCGTTCCGGCCCCCCGCCGGCGGCCGCTTTGCGCTCCACCAGCCCGTAGACGCCTTCTACAACGACGGGTGGTGGGTTGGGGTGGTGTCGCGGGTGGCGGGGAAGGGGCGGCAGCGGAGGTACTCCGTCGCCTTCCCTTCCACGCGGGAAGAGATGGAGTTCGCGGCGTCGGAGCTTCGGACTCATCTCGAGTGGGTCGATGGGGAGTGGGTCCTACCAGAATGGAAG GGAACACCAGAGAAGGTATATGAGACCGGAACACAAGTAGAAATTGCCCGTGTGAAAGGAAATACCCCTATTGCTTGGCTATCTGCAGTTGTTGTTCAGGCAATCTGGAAGAGCAGTTTCTTGGTGGAGTATAAACACTTTAGGAATCTTGATGACACAGAGTTGCTGAGAGAAATTGTTGATGTGAAACACATCAGGCCTTGCCCTCCCCATGCATCAAAGGCCAAATTCGATTTGCTTGATGAGGTTGAAGCATTCTATGGCAATGGATGGTTGCCAGGGGTGGTGGCTAAGATTCATACAAGTTCAAAATACAGAGTTAAGATTGCTCATTGGGGCGAGGAAAGAGAATTTAGTCATGCAGAGCTGAGGCTTCGTTATGACCTAGTTAATGGACAATGGGTCAAAGCTTCACAG AACAAATCGGACATGGAGATGAGAGAAGGTACCATGGTGGAGGTTAGCAGTGATGATGAAGGCTTTCGTGGAGCTTGGTACACTGCAACAATCGTCAAGTTAATTAGGAAGAAGAAGTTCCTTGTAGAGTACCAAAACCTTAGAACAGATGATGAAACTAAGCCTTTGACAGAAATTGTGGATTTTCAGCATATCAGACCCAGTCCTCCTGAAACTCCAGTGGTAGAACAGTTCAAATTGCTTGAAGAAGTTGATGCCTTCTACAATGATGGATGGTGGGTAGGGGTGATCTCAAAGGTTCTGAAAAGTCAGAGATACATGGTTTACTTCAAGCCATGGAGTGAAGAAATGGAATTTGGGCACAAAGAGTTGAGGCTTCACCATGACTGGATTGGTGGAAGATGGCTACGGTCTTCTGAG GCACTGAAGTTGTAA
- the LOC103709675 gene encoding protein AGENET DOMAIN (AGD)-CONTAINING P1 isoform X1 — translation MAPGVFTTGDAVEVSSDEDGFRDAWFEAKVARYMPKLHRCTVVYDAIMDDADDSRSLRETVDGRLVRPRPPFRPPAGGRFALHQPVDAFYNDGWWVGVVSRVAGKGRQRRYSVAFPSTREEMEFAASELRTHLEWVDGEWVLPEWKGTPEKVYETGTQVEIARVKGNTPIAWLSAVVVQAIWKSSFLVEYKHFRNLDDTELLREIVDVKHIRPCPPHASKAKFDLLDEVEAFYGNGWLPGVVAKIHTSSKYRVKIAHWGEEREFSHAELRLRYDLVNGQWVKASQNKSDMEMREGTMVEVSSDDEGFRGAWYTATIVKLIRKKKFLVEYQNLRTDDETKPLTEIVDFQHIRPSPPETPVVEQFKLLEEVDAFYNDGWWVGVISKVLKSQRYMVYFKPWSEEMEFGHKELRLHHDWIGGRWLRSSEHVLSKKLRPSPQLCAQWPKQSYMDSMR, via the exons ATGGCACCGGGGGTCTTCACGACGGGGGACGCGGTGGAGGTGAGCTCGGATGAGGACGGATTCCGGGACGCGTGGTTCGAGGCGAAGGTGGCGCGGTACATGCCCAAGCTCCACCGCTGCACCGTCGTCTACGACGCCATCATGGATGACGCCGACGACTCCCGGTCGCTCCGGGAGACCGTCGACGGCCGCCTTGTCCGCCCCCGACCCCCGTTCCGGCCCCCCGCCGGCGGCCGCTTTGCGCTCCACCAGCCCGTAGACGCCTTCTACAACGACGGGTGGTGGGTTGGGGTGGTGTCGCGGGTGGCGGGGAAGGGGCGGCAGCGGAGGTACTCCGTCGCCTTCCCTTCCACGCGGGAAGAGATGGAGTTCGCGGCGTCGGAGCTTCGGACTCATCTCGAGTGGGTCGATGGGGAGTGGGTCCTACCAGAATGGAAG GGAACACCAGAGAAGGTATATGAGACCGGAACACAAGTAGAAATTGCCCGTGTGAAAGGAAATACCCCTATTGCTTGGCTATCTGCAGTTGTTGTTCAGGCAATCTGGAAGAGCAGTTTCTTGGTGGAGTATAAACACTTTAGGAATCTTGATGACACAGAGTTGCTGAGAGAAATTGTTGATGTGAAACACATCAGGCCTTGCCCTCCCCATGCATCAAAGGCCAAATTCGATTTGCTTGATGAGGTTGAAGCATTCTATGGCAATGGATGGTTGCCAGGGGTGGTGGCTAAGATTCATACAAGTTCAAAATACAGAGTTAAGATTGCTCATTGGGGCGAGGAAAGAGAATTTAGTCATGCAGAGCTGAGGCTTCGTTATGACCTAGTTAATGGACAATGGGTCAAAGCTTCACAG AACAAATCGGACATGGAGATGAGAGAAGGTACCATGGTGGAGGTTAGCAGTGATGATGAAGGCTTTCGTGGAGCTTGGTACACTGCAACAATCGTCAAGTTAATTAGGAAGAAGAAGTTCCTTGTAGAGTACCAAAACCTTAGAACAGATGATGAAACTAAGCCTTTGACAGAAATTGTGGATTTTCAGCATATCAGACCCAGTCCTCCTGAAACTCCAGTGGTAGAACAGTTCAAATTGCTTGAAGAAGTTGATGCCTTCTACAATGATGGATGGTGGGTAGGGGTGATCTCAAAGGTTCTGAAAAGTCAGAGATACATGGTTTACTTCAAGCCATGGAGTGAAGAAATGGAATTTGGGCACAAAGAGTTGAGGCTTCACCATGACTGGATTGGTGGAAGATGGCTACGGTCTTCTGAG CATGTGTTGTCCAAGAAGCTTCGACCTTCTCCTCAACTATGTGCCCAATGGCCCAAACAAAGTTATATGGATTCCATGCGCTAG
- the LOC103709673 gene encoding nifU-like protein 1, chloroplastic: protein MKSLAAAGLPGGANASPFRPQIPKSPPCLISPPPPHPLFRTHDFGGERRGAISRRRLSASSSDGPIAASSSNPPVASTAAGPSSPGLYSAKVFELSAENVNLVLEDVRPYLIADGGNVDVVSVEDGVISLELQGACGSCPSSTTTMKMGIERVLKEKFGGAIKDIRQVSDDLQNETTVEAVNNHLEILRPAIKNYGGSVEVISVEGGDCNVRYVGPDSIGTGIKAAIKEKFPDIVNVVFSG, encoded by the exons ATGAAGTCTTTGGCCGCCGCCGGTTTGCCCGGAGGAGCGAACGCCTCCCCTTTCCGTCCCCAAATCCCCAAATCGCCTCCATGTCTCAtttctccacctcctcctcatCCCCTCTTCCGAACCCACGACTTTGGTGGAGAGCGCCGCGGGGCTATTTCCCGGAGACGGCTCTCCGCCTCTTCCTCCGATGGGCCCATcgctgcctcctcctccaatcctcCGGTGGCGTCCACCGCCGCTGGGCCTTCGTCTCCGGGGCTCTACTCGGCCAAGGTGTTCGAGCTGTCGGCGGAGAACGTGAACTTGGTCCTGGAGGACGTCCGCCCCTACCTCATCGCCGATGGAGGGAACGTGGACGTGGTCTCCGTCGAAGATGGAGTCATCTCTCTCGAGCTCCAAG GAGCCTGTGGAAGCTGTCCTAGCTCAACAACAACCATGAAGATGGGGATTGAGCGGGTGTTGAAGGAGAAATTTGGGGGAGCAATTAAAGATATACGACAAGTTTCTGATGACTTGCAAAATGAAACTACAGTTGAG GCTGTAAATAACCATTTGGAGATACTAAGACCAGCTATAAAAAACTATGGTGGGAGTGTGGAAGTGATTTCTGTGGAAGGTGGAGATTGCAATGTCAGGTATGTAGGCCCTGATTCCATTGGAACTGGGATCAAAGCAGCTATCAAGGAAAAATTTCCAGACATTGTTAATGTAGTATTTAGCGGCTAG